The Bacteroides ovatus genomic interval TCAGTAACAATACCCATCTTTGTCTTCTGATCTACTTTCAGAGACACAGTCATCTTAGCAGCATCGCCTTCATTCATACTCGCACGTTCCTGAAAAATGAAGTCTTGTACTTCACCCACTTCAGCATAACTGTCATTCAACTGAATACGACTTTCAGTACCCATTTTCGCGCGATATTCTTGTGTAGGTTCCCCTACATAAATGAATGTTACCAGTGATTTCTTCTCCAGTTTTTCGAGTTCAGTACCTTGCGGAAGTGTAAACTGCACCTTTAATGTTACCTCACGCATCGTTGTTACAATCATAAAGAAGAACAACAAGGTAAAGATAAGGTCAGGCAACGAAGAAGTATTCAATGCCGGCATTTCACGTTTACCAGTCTTATTAAATTTTCCCATTACTTACTTCTTTTTTTCTCCGTATTTTTTAGGTTCTGCTTCAGAAATTCGTTGCGGATAAACTTCACGAACAGCTTTCTGCTGTGCATCATTCAGTTCAGCGTAAGTAACCCCAAACTTTTCTTGAGCTAACTCATCTCTCAATTCATTGTATGCAGCTACC includes:
- a CDS encoding ExbD/TolR family protein, whose amino-acid sequence is MGKFNKTGKREMPALNTSSLPDLIFTLLFFFMIVTTMREVTLKVQFTLPQGTELEKLEKKSLVTFIYVGEPTQEYRAKMGTESRIQLNDSYAEVGEVQDFIFQERASMNEGDAAKMTVSLKVDQKTKMGIVTDVKNALRKSYALKINYSATKRGEK